In Ilumatobacter fluminis, the following proteins share a genomic window:
- a CDS encoding GNAT family N-acetyltransferase, with amino-acid sequence MGWTIRAAVRDDADAIADVHIASWRAGYGHVIPESVLFADDFEPRRRAIWTEWRFGPAQRIIVSVDETDRVVGFATYGPERERARGNTGRGELYAFYFHPDTWGSGAAADLMSRVYERLGAEGFGEAVLWVLDDNPRARAFYERHGWSPTGIDADYDVHCELSVPEVEYRTILT; translated from the coding sequence ATGGGATGGACCATTCGTGCTGCGGTTCGTGACGACGCCGACGCGATCGCCGACGTGCACATCGCGTCGTGGCGGGCCGGATACGGCCATGTCATCCCCGAGTCGGTGCTCTTCGCCGACGACTTCGAGCCGCGCCGACGGGCGATCTGGACCGAGTGGCGGTTCGGCCCGGCCCAGCGCATCATCGTCAGCGTCGACGAGACCGATCGCGTCGTCGGCTTCGCCACGTATGGCCCCGAACGCGAACGAGCCCGCGGGAACACCGGTCGCGGCGAGTTGTACGCGTTCTACTTCCATCCCGACACCTGGGGAAGCGGCGCGGCCGCCGACCTCATGAGCCGCGTCTACGAACGCCTCGGCGCCGAAGGCTTCGGCGAAGCAGTCCTCTGGGTGCTCGACGACAACCCGCGGGCGCGGGCGTTCTACGAGCGGCACGGCTGGTCGCCGACCGGCATCGACGCCGACTACGACGTGCACTGCGAACTCAGCGTGCCCGAAGTCGAGTACCGCACCATCCTCACCTGA
- a CDS encoding sigma-70 family RNA polymerase sigma factor: MAKDRVERDDEDLVRLYLTDIGQYTLLTKEDEVRLAKAIEAGKEAIEALDAGGKELTAAKKRELRRTARQGEEAERQFVQSNLRLVVSIAKKYQASGLPLLDLIQEGNLGLMHAVEKFDWRKGFKFSTYATWWIRQAITRGIANTGRTIRLPVHAGDTLARLQKARSRLELKYGRPATLAELAKEVEMPEDKVTEALRFAAEPLSLSEPLREDGDAELGDVVEDRSAESPFEVAATALLPEEIARLLAPLDEREREILKLRFGLDRGEPRTLEEVGEHFNLTRERIRQIEARAMSKLRHPSSDTGARDLLAV, translated from the coding sequence CGAAGACCTCGTCCGGCTGTATCTGACCGACATCGGTCAGTACACGCTGCTGACGAAAGAGGACGAGGTACGTCTCGCGAAAGCGATCGAAGCAGGCAAGGAAGCGATCGAGGCACTCGACGCCGGCGGCAAGGAACTCACTGCTGCCAAGAAGCGTGAGCTGCGCCGCACCGCCCGCCAGGGCGAGGAGGCCGAGCGCCAGTTCGTCCAGTCGAACCTCCGACTCGTCGTGTCGATCGCCAAGAAGTACCAGGCGTCCGGCCTGCCGCTCCTCGACCTGATCCAGGAAGGCAACCTCGGCCTGATGCACGCCGTCGAGAAGTTCGACTGGCGCAAGGGCTTCAAGTTCTCTACATACGCCACGTGGTGGATCCGCCAGGCGATCACCCGCGGCATCGCCAACACCGGTCGCACCATCCGTCTCCCCGTGCACGCCGGCGACACCCTCGCCCGGCTGCAGAAGGCGCGGTCGCGCCTCGAGCTCAAGTACGGCCGTCCCGCCACCCTCGCCGAGCTGGCGAAGGAAGTCGAGATGCCCGAGGACAAGGTGACCGAGGCGCTGCGCTTCGCCGCCGAGCCGCTGTCGCTCTCCGAGCCGCTCCGCGAAGACGGCGACGCCGAACTCGGCGATGTCGTCGAGGACCGTTCGGCCGAGTCGCCGTTCGAGGTGGCCGCCACGGCGCTGCTGCCCGAGGAGATCGCACGCCTGCTCGCACCGCTCGACGAGCGCGAGCGCGAGATCCTGAAGCTCCGCTTCGGCCTCGACCGTGGCGAGCCCCGCACCCTCGAAGAGGTCGGCGAACACTTCAACCTCACCCGCGAGCGCATCCGCCAGATCGAGGCGCGAGCGATGAGCAAGCTGCGCCACCCCTCGAGCGACACCGGCGCCCGCGACCTCCTCGCCGTATAA